Proteins from one Niallia circulans genomic window:
- a CDS encoding amino acid permease: MSNGNKLGLAILTSLVVGNMVGSGIFMLPRSLSEVASPAGVILAWVLTGLGVLVTALVFGNLAIRKPELTGGPQIYAKQLFKEGSNLSLLSGFMSSWGYWIGNLAGNVAIITTFAGYLSTFFPILTSEAVLFTAGSFTLKAGNAFTFAVCTLLLWGTHFIILRGLENAGKLNFLATAAKVVGFLLFIIIALFAFEVSNILPFAEAKTDAAGNSVGLLGQVNNAAVTTLWAFLGVESAVVFAGRAKKKIDVKRATILGLFLALAIYIGISTLVMGLLSQDALVSSQKPLIDAIEVVLGSIGGKILAGIGLISLFGSTIGWVMLSAEIPYQAAKQGIFLNPFKRENKHGMPVFSLVLTNILGQLFIFSTVSNSISQAFDFVIYIATLAYLVPYLIASLFQVKLTFTGETYIHNKGRRIDMVIGILASIYSIWVIIAGTADIKTFLFGVILLASGILFYPKVRRNQNLTNK, translated from the coding sequence ATGAGCAATGGTAATAAACTTGGACTAGCTATATTGACATCACTTGTTGTCGGTAATATGGTCGGTTCGGGAATCTTTATGCTTCCTCGATCTCTGTCAGAGGTAGCAAGTCCTGCCGGTGTTATACTCGCATGGGTTTTAACTGGGTTAGGAGTATTAGTGACAGCTTTAGTCTTTGGGAATTTAGCAATAAGAAAACCCGAATTAACTGGTGGTCCGCAAATATATGCAAAGCAGTTGTTTAAGGAAGGGTCCAACCTGTCGTTGCTGTCCGGATTTATGTCTTCATGGGGATATTGGATTGGGAACCTTGCAGGAAATGTCGCGATAATCACAACATTTGCCGGTTATTTATCAACGTTTTTCCCTATTTTAACTAGTGAGGCTGTCCTGTTTACAGCAGGATCCTTTACTTTAAAAGCCGGCAATGCCTTTACCTTCGCCGTTTGTACCTTACTTTTATGGGGGACACATTTTATTATTCTGCGCGGGCTTGAAAATGCAGGGAAACTGAATTTCCTAGCTACTGCAGCTAAAGTTGTCGGTTTTTTGCTGTTTATCATTATTGCCCTGTTTGCGTTTGAAGTAAGTAATATCCTGCCATTTGCAGAAGCAAAAACAGATGCAGCAGGTAACTCTGTTGGTTTATTAGGACAAGTTAACAATGCAGCTGTGACGACACTGTGGGCATTTCTTGGCGTAGAATCTGCCGTTGTATTTGCAGGCAGAGCCAAAAAGAAAATTGATGTGAAACGTGCTACCATTTTGGGTCTGTTCCTTGCGCTAGCAATCTATATTGGCATAAGCACATTGGTTATGGGGCTGTTAAGTCAAGATGCACTTGTTTCCTCACAAAAACCATTGATTGATGCCATCGAGGTCGTGCTTGGTTCGATTGGCGGCAAGATCCTTGCTGGGATTGGACTAATCAGCTTATTCGGATCCACAATCGGCTGGGTAATGCTAAGTGCGGAAATACCTTATCAAGCTGCAAAGCAAGGGATCTTCCTGAATCCCTTTAAAAGAGAAAACAAACATGGCATGCCAGTATTTTCATTAGTGCTGACAAACATACTTGGACAATTATTCATTTTCTCTACTGTGTCAAACAGTATTTCACAAGCATTTGATTTTGTCATTTACATCGCTACATTGGCTTATCTTGTTCCATACTTGATTGCCTCGTTGTTCCAAGTGAAGCTTACCTTCACTGGAGAAACATATATTCATAATAAAGGCCGCAGAATAGACATGGTAATCGGTATACTTGCATCCATCTACTCGATATGGGTCATCATTGCAGGAACAGCAGATATTAAGACATTCCTGTTCGGAGTCATTTTACTCGCAAGCGGCATATTATTCTATCCAAAAGTCCGCCGTAACCAAAATCTCACGAATAAATAA
- the map gene encoding type I methionyl aminopeptidase, translated as MIVKNEQDINGLMEIGKIVSLIREELYSKTVPGITTKELDELAGKLFASHGAVSAPQDMYDFPGYTCISVNDEVAHGIPGSRVIQEGDLVNIDVSASKNGYFADTGKSFVVGNGDPKLVKLCEVAKEAFEEGLKCFKPGAKKNRIGKFVYNTAKKHGFTVIKNLTGHGIGTSLHEEPDHILNYFDSWDNDLLKEGMVIAFEPFISTSAEEVYEESDGWTFSTKNKSFVAQYEHTVIITKDKPIITTL; from the coding sequence ATGATTGTTAAAAATGAGCAAGACATTAATGGATTAATGGAAATTGGAAAAATAGTCAGCTTAATTAGGGAAGAACTATATAGCAAAACGGTTCCTGGCATCACGACAAAGGAATTGGATGAACTGGCAGGGAAATTATTCGCAAGTCATGGCGCTGTGTCAGCACCTCAAGACATGTATGATTTTCCAGGCTATACATGTATTTCTGTTAATGATGAGGTGGCTCATGGGATTCCAGGAAGCCGCGTTATTCAGGAAGGCGACTTAGTTAATATTGACGTTTCGGCAAGCAAAAACGGCTATTTCGCAGATACTGGCAAGTCTTTCGTTGTCGGCAATGGAGACCCTAAATTAGTGAAATTATGTGAAGTAGCAAAAGAAGCATTTGAAGAAGGACTTAAATGCTTTAAACCAGGCGCTAAAAAGAACAGAATCGGAAAATTTGTTTATAATACGGCTAAAAAGCATGGATTTACGGTTATTAAAAACCTGACTGGCCACGGTATCGGCACATCCCTGCACGAAGAGCCAGATCATATCCTTAATTATTTTGATTCATGGGATAACGACCTTCTGAAAGAAGGAATGGTTATTGCCTTTGAGCCATTTATTTCGACTAGTGCTGAAGAAGTGTATGAAGAGTCTGATGGCTGGACATTCTCAACGAAAAACAAAAGCTTTGTAGCACAATATGAGCATACCGTAATCATTACAAAAGATAAGCCTATTATTACAACATTATAA
- a CDS encoding DUF1801 domain-containing protein: MYELKTKETENSVIEFIEAVESVKKREDAYKLLDIFAETTNLPAKMWGPSIIGFGAYHYKYATGHEGDAPLVGFSPRKAKISLYFAPGEQKRDELLKRFGKHTTGKACVYINKVADIEIDVLKELIASSVKFLQETYPE, from the coding sequence ATGTATGAATTAAAAACAAAGGAAACAGAAAATAGTGTGATCGAATTTATTGAAGCAGTGGAGAGCGTTAAAAAGCGCGAGGATGCTTATAAATTATTGGATATTTTTGCGGAAACAACGAATTTACCTGCAAAAATGTGGGGACCAAGCATTATTGGGTTTGGAGCTTATCATTATAAATACGCGACAGGACATGAGGGTGATGCACCCTTAGTTGGCTTTTCACCAAGAAAGGCAAAAATCAGCCTTTATTTTGCACCAGGGGAGCAAAAGCGAGACGAATTATTAAAACGCTTTGGCAAACACACGACAGGGAAGGCTTGTGTATACATAAATAAAGTCGCAGATATTGAAATAGATGTTTTAAAGGAGCTCATTGCATCCTCTGTCAAATTCCTGCAAGAAACATATCCTGAATAA
- a CDS encoding Gfo/Idh/MocA family protein encodes MIRFGIVGSNWITERFIKAGRQHEQFLVSAVYSRSEKKAQEFAKKQQIKHAFHNLEEMAASTEIDAVYIATPNSLHCEQAILFMNNKKHVICEKPFASNREEAEMMMAAARNNGVSLMEAMKSTLMPNFLAVKENIHKIGKIQSYFSANCRLSPFYEQYKNGELPNLFNPKLSGGALMDLGVYTVYPIVELFGAPKSIAAFGNLLSTGVDGNGQITLEYDGFRANVLFSCISESTLPTEIQGEDGTMLIQHISSPKKAEILTANGITEDISKQEQLEPMYYEIKEFIETIQSYTIESPHNTWEKTLITMGILDEARRQMGVTMADIS; translated from the coding sequence ATGATACGATTTGGCATTGTTGGTTCCAACTGGATAACAGAGAGATTTATTAAAGCAGGAAGGCAGCATGAACAGTTTTTAGTAAGCGCTGTCTATTCGCGCTCCGAAAAAAAGGCGCAGGAGTTTGCAAAAAAGCAGCAAATTAAGCATGCCTTTCATAATCTCGAGGAAATGGCAGCTTCTACAGAAATAGATGCAGTATATATTGCCACACCGAATAGCCTTCATTGTGAACAGGCAATACTGTTTATGAATAATAAAAAGCATGTTATATGTGAGAAGCCATTTGCCTCTAACCGTGAAGAAGCAGAAATGATGATGGCAGCAGCAAGGAATAACGGAGTGTCATTAATGGAAGCAATGAAATCAACACTTATGCCCAATTTCCTTGCTGTGAAGGAAAACATTCATAAAATCGGAAAAATCCAGTCCTATTTCTCAGCCAATTGCCGATTATCTCCGTTTTATGAGCAATACAAAAATGGCGAACTGCCAAACCTTTTTAATCCAAAGCTATCTGGCGGAGCGTTAATGGATTTAGGTGTTTATACTGTATACCCGATTGTTGAATTATTTGGTGCACCAAAATCTATTGCTGCATTTGGGAATCTTTTGTCAACAGGTGTTGATGGAAATGGCCAAATAACGCTTGAATATGATGGTTTTAGAGCAAATGTATTGTTCTCCTGCATATCTGAATCGACATTGCCGACAGAAATCCAAGGAGAAGATGGCACGATGCTGATTCAGCATATATCCAGTCCGAAAAAGGCAGAGATACTAACTGCTAATGGAATAACAGAGGATATCAGCAAACAAGAACAGCTCGAGCCAATGTACTATGAAATCAAGGAATTTATCGAAACGATTCAATCCTATACGATTGAATCTCCTCACAACACATGGGAAAAAACTTTAATTACAATGGGAATTTTAGATGAAGCAAGAAGGCAAATGGGAGTCACAATGGCAGACATAAGCTAA
- a CDS encoding LysE family translocator, whose amino-acid sequence MSLSILLGYILLGFTLAAPIGPVNSARLDKGIKNGFWHAWVVGIGSLVADAIFMLMVYLGMVNFLELSYVQVFLWLFGGFIFIYTGVESIVSANSIKLDDIRGKDSLFKCFMTGFILSATSPLSFLFWLGIYGSVLAKTASENGTGTLLIYSSMIFIGLTIWDVTFAALTSGFRKFLNKNTLRIISIISGITLLLFGVYFAFQGLNKLFY is encoded by the coding sequence ATGAGCCTAAGCATATTACTTGGCTATATTTTATTAGGGTTTACTTTAGCTGCACCAATAGGTCCTGTTAATTCAGCTCGACTTGATAAGGGAATTAAAAATGGATTTTGGCATGCGTGGGTTGTCGGCATTGGCTCATTGGTCGCAGATGCCATCTTTATGCTGATGGTGTATCTTGGCATGGTCAATTTTTTAGAATTGTCCTATGTGCAAGTATTTCTATGGCTTTTCGGAGGATTTATCTTTATTTATACAGGTGTTGAAAGTATTGTTAGTGCTAATTCTATTAAACTAGATGATATAAGAGGGAAAGACTCCTTATTCAAATGCTTTATGACTGGGTTTATATTATCTGCAACAAGTCCATTGTCCTTTCTGTTTTGGCTTGGTATCTATGGATCTGTTTTAGCAAAAACAGCATCAGAAAATGGTACAGGCACTTTGCTTATATACAGCAGTATGATTTTTATCGGACTCACAATCTGGGATGTTACCTTTGCAGCACTTACCTCAGGCTTTAGGAAATTTCTTAATAAAAACACGTTAAGAATAATCTCCATCATCTCAGGCATCACGCTTTTATTATTCGGTGTTTACTTTGCGTTCCAAGGGCTTAATAAGCTATTTTACTAG
- a CDS encoding alpha-amylase, which produces MENKTIMQFFEWHLDADGNHWKRLKERASELKEAGIDAVWVPPVTKGITQDDNGYGIYDLYDLGEFDQKGTVRTKYGTKEELLEAIQACHNVGISVYVDIVMNHKAGADELETFKVVEVNPDNREEDISEPHDIEGWTKFTFPGRNGQYSDFQWNYTHFNGTDYDAKEEKEGVFRILGENKYWNNNVDKELGNYDFLMFSNIDFNNETVREEMFKWGEWISETLSCNGFRLDAIKHINHEFIKDFAVHLKKEKGDDFYFVGEFWKGEIDECKQFLEEMDYTIDLFDVPLHYKLHTASIQGSEFDLSTIFDDTLVKLHPMNSVTFVDNHDTQPNESLESWVEDWFKQIAYSLILLREDGYPCVFYGDYYGIKGPVPVDGKRMAIDPLLYARKKKAYGQQDDYFDDKNVIGWVRHGDESIEKSGCAVVISNDMEGSKRMFVGTERAGETWVDLTNTRNEEIVIEEDGFADFKVDGQSVSVWGLPN; this is translated from the coding sequence ATGGAAAACAAAACAATTATGCAATTTTTTGAATGGCATTTAGATGCTGATGGCAACCATTGGAAAAGATTGAAAGAAAGAGCAAGTGAATTAAAGGAAGCTGGAATTGATGCTGTGTGGGTTCCACCTGTGACGAAAGGAATTACCCAAGATGATAATGGCTATGGCATCTACGACCTTTACGATCTTGGAGAATTCGATCAAAAAGGGACAGTCCGTACGAAATATGGGACAAAGGAGGAGCTGCTTGAAGCAATACAGGCTTGCCATAATGTCGGGATTTCCGTGTATGTCGATATTGTGATGAACCATAAAGCAGGAGCAGACGAATTAGAAACCTTTAAGGTTGTCGAAGTGAATCCAGATAACAGGGAGGAAGATATTTCAGAGCCACATGATATCGAAGGGTGGACGAAATTCACTTTCCCTGGCAGAAATGGACAATATTCTGATTTTCAATGGAATTACACCCACTTTAATGGGACAGATTATGATGCTAAAGAAGAGAAGGAGGGAGTATTCCGTATCCTTGGTGAAAACAAGTATTGGAATAACAATGTTGATAAAGAGTTGGGTAACTATGACTTCTTAATGTTCTCCAATATTGATTTTAATAATGAAACGGTCAGGGAAGAGATGTTTAAATGGGGGGAATGGATAAGCGAAACACTTTCATGCAATGGCTTCCGACTTGATGCAATCAAGCATATTAATCATGAATTCATCAAGGATTTTGCTGTCCATTTAAAGAAAGAAAAAGGCGATGATTTTTATTTTGTCGGCGAGTTTTGGAAGGGTGAAATTGACGAATGCAAGCAGTTCTTAGAGGAAATGGATTACACGATTGACTTGTTTGATGTTCCGCTCCACTATAAGCTACATACAGCATCGATACAAGGCAGCGAGTTTGATTTATCAACAATATTTGATGATACATTAGTTAAACTGCATCCGATGAATAGTGTCACATTTGTTGACAATCATGACACACAGCCGAATGAATCGTTAGAATCGTGGGTGGAGGATTGGTTTAAACAGATTGCCTACAGCTTAATTTTGTTGCGAGAGGATGGCTATCCTTGTGTGTTTTATGGAGATTATTATGGAATAAAAGGGCCAGTGCCTGTTGATGGCAAACGAATGGCTATTGATCCGCTCCTTTACGCAAGGAAAAAGAAAGCTTACGGACAACAGGATGATTATTTTGATGATAAAAATGTTATCGGCTGGGTCAGACATGGCGATGAAAGTATTGAAAAATCAGGCTGTGCTGTCGTCATTTCAAATGATATGGAAGGCAGTAAGCGCATGTTTGTCGGCACAGAACGCGCTGGCGAAACGTGGGTTGACTTAACAAACACAAGAAACGAAGAAATAGTCATAGAAGAGGATGGCTTTGCTGATTTCAAAGTTGATGGGCAAAGTGTTTCCGTTTGGGGACTTCCTAACTAA
- a CDS encoding MFS transporter: MNKKIFLYVKAFSDLGTYMDLIAINVLMYAATGSTGLLAATMAFRTLGGFISSVFSGVLADRFDRRKIMIIADILRAAIILLLLFFPNPIMIITVCFLIGFTTSLFAVSYSAEIPQIFGEDKVIETNALIARLTSISLVFGFIGAGIITNVLGYKWTLIIDAITYILSAFILMKMKWQTSTAPKNTTTASGSVKKIFSSLSNDLKEVNSFILLAPMLLLVNVVFLIGSFAGASHNLGIPLLAEIISKEKQSLYYGLIWAAWGLGSVFSTMIIPKLKFNNDRSLYYAAFLSAMLMSAGFITFFSNSNSWLILAFAFLTGIFDATFTTLHAVILQKTDNHIRGRIFGVGMLLKSLGFALGFVIAPIVLDASSLKIMVWIFHGTLISATLCIIFYTKHLYKRGKQLKSVS; this comes from the coding sequence ATGAATAAGAAGATTTTTTTATATGTGAAGGCATTTTCAGATTTGGGAACTTATATGGATTTAATAGCTATAAATGTTTTAATGTACGCGGCAACTGGGAGCACCGGCTTGCTAGCTGCTACAATGGCTTTCCGCACACTGGGAGGCTTTATTTCGAGTGTTTTTTCAGGCGTACTTGCTGATCGATTTGACAGACGCAAGATTATGATAATTGCTGATATTTTGCGAGCTGCCATCATATTATTACTGCTGTTTTTTCCTAATCCTATCATGATTATTACAGTATGCTTTTTGATTGGTTTCACAACTAGCCTGTTTGCAGTTAGCTATAGTGCCGAAATTCCGCAAATATTTGGTGAGGACAAAGTAATCGAAACAAACGCACTTATAGCAAGGCTGACATCAATTAGTCTTGTATTCGGATTTATCGGTGCGGGAATAATAACGAATGTGCTTGGCTATAAATGGACGTTGATAATAGATGCTATTACCTATATTTTATCTGCATTTATATTAATGAAAATGAAATGGCAAACATCCACTGCCCCGAAAAACACAACTACTGCTAGTGGAAGTGTGAAAAAAATCTTTTCAAGTCTCAGCAACGATCTTAAGGAAGTTAATTCTTTTATCTTATTAGCACCAATGCTGCTTTTAGTTAATGTCGTTTTTTTAATAGGGTCTTTTGCAGGAGCCTCCCATAACTTAGGGATTCCACTTTTGGCTGAAATAATTAGCAAGGAAAAGCAAAGCTTATATTATGGGCTGATTTGGGCAGCATGGGGACTTGGCTCTGTTTTTTCGACCATGATTATTCCGAAACTTAAATTTAACAATGATAGAAGTCTTTATTATGCAGCTTTTTTGTCTGCAATGCTCATGTCAGCAGGCTTTATCACGTTCTTTTCTAACAGTAATAGCTGGCTTATTCTTGCCTTTGCCTTTTTAACAGGGATTTTCGATGCAACCTTTACAACCCTGCATGCTGTTATTCTTCAAAAAACGGACAATCATATACGAGGGAGAATATTTGGTGTTGGCATGCTGTTAAAATCGCTTGGATTTGCCCTTGGTTTTGTGATTGCACCAATTGTGCTTGATGCAAGCTCCTTAAAAATAATGGTTTGGATTTTCCATGGCACCTTAATTTCAGCAACACTTTGTATTATCTTCTATACAAAACATTTGTACAAAAGAGGAAAACAGTTAAAAAGTGTCTCTTAG
- a CDS encoding M20 family metallopeptidase, whose protein sequence is MKQTIIDTIEQHKKTFEEISIYIGENPELGHEEFKASAILIKTLLDHDFEVEREFCGLPTAFRAVFDSGKEGPVIGFMSEYDALPEVGHACGHNLIGTMGIAAGIGLSKALAETGGKVIVYGTPAEETKGGKVTMAEQDIFSELDVAMMVHPLDNNMKSGASLAMDAIQFEFFGKAAHAAASPHMGINALDAVIQTFNSINALRQHITSDARIHGIIPEGGKAANVVPDYAVAQFYVRAAKREYVNELVEKVKKCAEGAALQTGTTFKVSNYEFSYDDMISNDTLSDAFTNELVSLGIPVEEIYEQRDGSGSLDMGNVSQAVPSIHPYIKICNEAYACHTHEFREAAMTDQAREAMIVGAKSMALTGYEVLTNPELLKKVKDEFNRMK, encoded by the coding sequence TTGAAACAAACAATCATTGATACAATTGAACAACATAAAAAAACATTCGAGGAAATCAGTATATATATTGGGGAAAATCCAGAGCTTGGACATGAAGAATTCAAGGCAAGCGCTATTTTAATTAAAACATTATTAGATCATGACTTTGAGGTTGAAAGAGAGTTTTGCGGTCTGCCAACTGCTTTTCGGGCGGTATTTGACAGTGGAAAAGAAGGTCCAGTAATCGGATTTATGTCCGAATATGATGCACTGCCAGAAGTCGGACATGCATGTGGTCATAACTTGATTGGCACAATGGGGATTGCAGCAGGAATCGGTCTAAGCAAGGCGCTTGCTGAAACTGGTGGAAAGGTAATCGTCTATGGAACGCCTGCCGAAGAAACAAAGGGCGGAAAGGTAACAATGGCAGAGCAGGACATCTTTTCAGAGCTTGATGTAGCGATGATGGTTCATCCTCTTGATAATAATATGAAAAGTGGTGCATCTCTTGCAATGGATGCCATTCAATTTGAATTTTTCGGAAAAGCAGCACATGCAGCAGCAAGTCCGCATATGGGCATTAATGCATTAGATGCTGTTATCCAAACATTCAACAGCATTAACGCACTGCGCCAGCATATTACCTCAGATGCTCGTATTCATGGTATTATTCCAGAGGGTGGAAAAGCAGCAAATGTTGTACCAGATTACGCGGTTGCTCAATTCTATGTTCGTGCTGCCAAAAGAGAGTATGTAAATGAACTAGTTGAAAAGGTGAAGAAGTGTGCAGAAGGTGCTGCCCTGCAAACTGGTACAACATTTAAAGTATCAAACTATGAATTCTCATATGATGATATGATTTCAAATGACACACTTTCAGACGCATTCACAAACGAACTAGTGTCTCTTGGTATACCTGTTGAGGAAATCTATGAACAAAGAGATGGCTCTGGTTCTCTTGATATGGGAAATGTAAGCCAAGCAGTGCCGTCTATTCATCCTTATATTAAAATTTGTAACGAAGCATATGCATGCCATACACATGAATTCAGAGAGGCAGCAATGACAGATCAAGCAAGAGAAGCAATGATTGTCGGTGCTAAATCAATGGCGTTAACTGGGTATGAAGTATTAACGAACCCGGAACTATTGAAAAAGGTTAAAGATGAATTTAATCGTATGAAATAA
- the speD gene encoding adenosylmethionine decarboxylase: MSLTPEQRIELHGFNNLTKSLSFNMYDICYTRTKEERESYLQYIDEQYNADRLTSILKNVAEIIGAHVLNVAKQDYEPQGASVTLLVSEGPVAEAPEDVFEESPGPLPDSVVIHLDKSHITVHTYPEYHPDEGISTFRADIDVSTCGEISPLKALNYLIHSFDTDIMIIDYRVRGFTRDIHGHKLFIDHDINSIQNYIPLEAQKIFDMIDVNIYQENIFHTKCKLKQFDLNNYLFGYTADELSDKEQADITEKLTVEMNEIFYGKNING; the protein is encoded by the coding sequence ATGAGCCTAACACCTGAACAACGCATTGAATTGCATGGATTTAACAATCTGACTAAATCACTTAGCTTCAATATGTATGATATCTGCTATACAAGAACAAAGGAAGAACGGGAAAGTTATCTTCAATACATTGATGAGCAATATAATGCAGATAGACTAACGAGCATTCTCAAGAATGTCGCGGAAATCATTGGAGCACATGTTTTAAATGTGGCAAAGCAGGATTATGAACCGCAGGGAGCAAGTGTGACACTGCTGGTTTCTGAAGGACCTGTGGCGGAGGCTCCAGAGGATGTATTTGAAGAATCTCCTGGGCCACTGCCTGATTCTGTCGTTATCCATCTTGATAAAAGTCATATAACTGTTCATACTTATCCAGAGTACCATCCTGATGAAGGAATCAGCACATTTAGAGCAGATATAGATGTTTCTACATGTGGAGAGATATCGCCATTAAAAGCACTTAACTACCTAATTCATTCCTTTGATACAGACATAATGATTATTGATTACAGGGTCAGAGGGTTTACTCGTGATATTCATGGCCATAAATTGTTTATCGACCATGATATTAATTCCATCCAAAATTACATTCCACTAGAAGCACAGAAAATTTTCGATATGATCGATGTGAATATTTATCAAGAAAATATTTTTCATACGAAATGCAAGCTAAAGCAATTCGACTTGAATAATTATTTATTCGGTTATACCGCAGATGAGCTCAGTGATAAGGAGCAAGCAGACATAACCGAAAAACTAACAGTAGAAATGAATGAAATTTTTTACGGTAAAAATATAAACGGTTAA
- the glsA gene encoding glutaminase A, with translation MPCKTVEELEVILEEAKSYTKEGKVADYIPALSKANPDNLSIAVIYPNGTCYSAGCIKEKITLQSISKVLTLALALMESGEDTVFQKVGYEPTGDPFNSIVKLEMSNPSKPLNPMINAGALAVTSMIKGGSVEERFDNIIEFVKKLAGNEDIGYSEEVAKSEYETSHLNRALCHFMKQHGIINEDVEELLDLYTKQCAIEVNCLDLARIGIIFAMDGVEPGTNKRIMPAHVARICKTFMVTCGMYNASGEFAVRVGIPAKSGVSGGILGAVPNRFGIGISGPALDDKGNSVAGLKLLEILAKKYSLSMF, from the coding sequence ATGCCATGTAAAACGGTAGAAGAGTTAGAAGTTATATTAGAAGAAGCAAAAAGCTACACAAAGGAAGGAAAAGTTGCAGATTACATACCAGCGTTAAGTAAAGCAAACCCAGATAATTTGTCGATAGCGGTTATATACCCGAACGGCACTTGTTATTCAGCAGGTTGTATAAAAGAAAAAATTACGCTGCAAAGCATTTCAAAGGTACTAACACTTGCACTGGCACTAATGGAATCAGGTGAAGATACTGTGTTTCAAAAAGTCGGCTATGAACCGACAGGAGACCCCTTCAATTCGATTGTAAAGCTGGAAATGAGTAATCCGTCCAAGCCATTAAATCCGATGATAAATGCAGGAGCACTTGCAGTTACTAGTATGATAAAAGGTGGCTCTGTCGAGGAGCGGTTTGACAACATTATTGAATTTGTGAAGAAGCTAGCTGGAAATGAAGATATCGGTTACTCAGAAGAGGTAGCAAAATCAGAATATGAAACCTCTCATCTAAACAGAGCCTTATGTCACTTTATGAAGCAGCATGGCATTATTAATGAGGATGTTGAAGAGCTGCTTGACTTGTATACGAAACAATGTGCGATTGAAGTAAATTGTCTTGATTTAGCTCGCATTGGCATTATCTTTGCCATGGATGGGGTGGAGCCAGGTACAAACAAGAGAATTATGCCCGCGCATGTTGCAAGAATTTGTAAAACCTTTATGGTTACATGCGGAATGTATAATGCATCAGGCGAATTTGCTGTACGTGTTGGCATCCCTGCGAAAAGTGGTGTTTCTGGCGGGATTTTAGGAGCGGTTCCTAATCGTTTCGGTATTGGTATTTCCGGACCTGCACTTGATGACAAAGGAAATAGTGTTGCCGGCTTGAAATTGCTTGAAATTCTGGCGAAAAAATACTCATTGAGCATGTTCTAA